The sequence GACGAAGTGGACACCGGATTGGGACGTTTCAGCAAAATATCCCAAAACTGAAAAATTCAAACTTATTCTATTCCCGAAACTACCCTCCACGCCATCATATTCTGTTGGGCTCAAGAAATAAGTATTTTGGAATTTGAACTTATATTGTTTAATAGGAAATAATTTAATCTTGTCGATTCATAAAGGACTTGTTCTTGCTTCACATAATTAAAAAACTTGAAGGCCATGTAAAACTTGAAGAAGATGTTTAGGAGAGGTTCAAGAAAACATTTTCTTTACTCACTTCacaattttgtgaagaaaagcTAAGAAAGTTTTGATTATTTGAAGTGACTTTTGCTGTGTGTTCAAATGCAAAACTCGACACCAGAACTAATAATATGAACTGCACAGACTGAAACATAATTGCGCCAACTATGCATCACTAACTTGACACAAAAAGATTACATCTTACTTCTCATTCTCACTAATTTAGCCAGTGTTTCTTGAGCAGCCAATGTTTGAGCATGGTTGTGGCCAAGCATCACTGTTCTGATACTAATGCAAGTTCTGCACAGCTCTTCCGCACGTTCGAAATGGCCGCCTCTTAGCAGTAACTTTGCCCTGGTTTCCAGTAATATTGCTTTCAGCAATGTCACCTCTTGCCATACATATTCGTCGAccttttgattcgattgggggCCCTTCTTCCAGCAAATCGATTTGTGGCCTTGTATTTGCGACACGAAAGACTTCTCCACTTCTTCGAGCACACTTGTGCAGACTTTTAATAGCTCTAATGCTGAGTTGCACATTGAGAAGTTTGTGAAGGCTCTTATTGCTAAAGGGACAGCTGTTTTCTTTATGAAGAGGACCATGTCGATGGCCTTAAGTTGCACTAGTGAGGGTTCCGATTTGAAGCCAAAAACTAGGAACGCCGAGGCCCATAAGTGGTCTGAATTCGCTACTGGATTCCCGGTTTTCCAGATTCCTTGGACTGTTGCCTTTGAAGCAATCAAACCATTTATTCTTTTACCAAATAGTTGAGTTATAGGGTGAAGCTGAATCCAGCAGCCTGGCTGCCtgttggctcgtctagccaaacCGAGTTTGACTAAGAGAAGAGCTGAATCTTCTTCAGTCTTCCAAGTTTGGCGGGTTAAGTAACCGGAGCAGCAAGGGACATTGAGTTTCAGACATCTGATCCATTTTGCATGTTTGGTTTTGGTGGACTCTATGCTATTTGCTGCCGCAGCCAATGAGTTTACAAGCACTGGTGCCGGTGCAAACCATGCTCCTGCTTGAAGCATTCTTGAAGAAAGGAAATTTCTACTTCCACTTGCTTGCTGCAACACTGCAGCACAAAAGGACATGACTTTGATTAGGAAAGGATTGTTTCTGCAAAATTGTTGATCTGCTGTGCTCAAACTAGAACAGACGGCGTTCTCTTCGAATTGAATCTGATCCACTGCCTCAAATAGAGCAGATGGGGTAACCGCAAGTTCAGAAAGCAGTGAACCAATCACccataatccaaaactcgaccCCTGCAATTTTTCAACAAATTTTCGCAGAAATCCTAGTTCTGTAGCCGGATActcctttcttcttcttcctgtCACCAATGCTATAGCATCAGATGGAGGCAGCGGCTGAAGCTGCATTGTATCAAAGTTCATAACTTTAGAGAGCCTTGTCGTGATTATAACATGGGTGCCTCCTGTGTTTCTTGGTATCAAATCATGTAGATCCTTTCCATCCCACCATTCACTCTCGGACTCGAGATTATCAATGATTAGTAAATAAGGTAAGTCTCTGAAGATCTCCCTCGTAAACCGTTTGAATGCTTCGGATTCTTGTTCATCGAAGCTCCGAATCCTGCCTCTATCCTTCTCTTCATCTGCAGTCACATCCAATCCCATTTTGAGAGATAAGTTCAGTATATTTTGCCTGAGATATCGTGCCTCACCTCCCACCCATAAAACCATCTTGTATCTTTGGGAGTACTGGTGGGCAAATTCCAATGCTAGCTCTGTCTTTCCAACCCCTGGTGATCCATTTATGCACACAATGCCGCCGCCGCTCTTGTTTTTCCTACTTTTAGATTTCTTGCATTTCGGAGAATTTTTGCCGATTAGGGGCTCAACCCATGCCTCTAAATTAGGTTCtttacaactttcaaccttcaaacTGATGTATTTGTCTCCTTGAACAGTGTAAGCATCACTTTCCCCGTCTGCTAGACCTTCAGATTGCCCCAGTTTGCCCCCACAATTTCCTTCCATTACACATTCTTGTTCCAAATAATCCCCGAACCCGAAAAACGCAGCCTCGATTTCCATTACCTCTCTCTCCTTCCCCACGAAGTATCTGTTTCTTGGAAATGGTATCTCTTCGAACATTTCAACTTCATTATCCCCTGCACTGTTCCTCCCCAGCTTCCCGGTCAATATCTGGGCAGCTTTGGACACACAGCTTCTCCAGTTACCGTCGTTAGCTTCCAGTTTGAAATCGTGGCATCTCATTAGTCCCTCCAATGCTTCTTTACATTCCTTGTTATCAGAACTGGGGTGGAAAAGACTTGCAATTTCATTCGCGTCGGTATCAAAGAATAAAGGGATCAAGTTCTTCTTTTGAGAAAAGAATCTAATCTCCTCCAAGCTCAGATGATTGCGAAGGCTGTAACTTGTGACAACCACAATACCGAAGGTGACCGAGCAAATAACCCTGTCAGCAGTATCGTGGCTCTGGTTATCTGTATACTTTGCTCTGTCTGCTACAAAACAAGCAATGCCTTGAACCTCTAGCTCAGATTTTAGCCACTTACAGAAACGTATCAAATTTGGGTTTTGACCATGAAATCCTATATAGACATCACAGCTTCTTAACTTCACATTGGAAGCAGGAGAAACGGAGCCTTTGGTTAGAGAAATTCGAGGGACGGGGAAAGAAAATGAAATCCGAGGTGCAGACTCCGAGCCGGGAACTGGCACACAGGCCACAATCTTGAGCTTTGTGCTGGTGGGATCATCGGAATAGTCGTACTTTTCCGGCGGTGGGGTGTAGGAGGTACTTGGAACGTCGTCTGACAGTGAACCGCTACACGACCCTGGTGGAGAAAGAGTAGAAAAGGTAGTGACGAGAGTTGAATTTTCCGGGTTCGGGTTTGGGTTTGTATTCGAATTTGTAGCTAGAGTGGCTCTTGGAGAAATGTAAGGTGATTGaagtgcagatgcaaatgcAGAGGATGGTGGGGAGACGAGTGGAGAAGTATATGGAGACGATGCTAGTGAATTTGGCAATGAATTCTTTGACATTGAATCTGGAGTTACAGTGGCAAGTGTTTCCCCGACGGATTGCTTCCTGCCTGAAGTTGCGATCTTGATTGTGAGGGACTTTGCATCGACGGTGCAGATTTCTTTAACTGGTTTAACCGACAACCCAGCTTCTGTATCCATGTTCTGATAATGAATGAGGAGGTAGGTCCCCACCTTAAAATCCTGGTTTAGTAGTTGTCAAATAATTTAAAGACAACTCCGTATTTTTGCTAAATGAACAGCAACTTTTGAAGAATGCAAAATTCCAGCTTCATTTCATTTCTTGAGTGCGATTCGGAACCAGATATGAACTGAACTTGGTGTTGGATTCATTCTTGCTTGTGATTTTATGTTGGCAGGTGCAATTTATTGTGAGACTGCCACTGAGTACTTGTACAGCAGAAGAAGAATGCAACAGCAAAGACTTTTTGAAGAACAGGTGTGGAGATCTAACATGTGATCATCTTCTTCCTAAAGTGGGCCTCCCTGAGTCAGAACCAGAACCCCGTCAGGAGTAATATCATGTCCATACCAATCAGTCACAGAAACAACAATCGTTACAAAATTAGTCAGTTTACCATGTAAAATAATTTCATATGAAATGGGAAATGAAgagaagaaggaaaaaaaaaaaagaaaagaaacttaTTCATGTATCCAATCATATGAACAAGCTGTACATATGTGAATATGTATCAAGTATGGGCTGGATCTGCGAGGAGTTTTGGATATTAAAAGTCACAAGAATCTGCGGTgagtaataatatttaaaagatTCTTATTTTAGGAGTTTTGTCTTGGACTTTgggtatttttttaaataaaataaaataaaatttcctttTAGTGGCAGAAGCCAAAGATTGGTCAGAAAGTACTCGAAGAAAATAAGGCATTGGGAGAGCAAATATGAACCCAAACCTGGTTGTCTTTTGTTGATGGCACTAGCGTATCGAAACAAAAGATTTTTCATTTTGCATGGATTTCAAGACCGTTTCATCTCTTTATTTGTACTCCATCTGACATATTTCATAAGTTTGTGTGCATATTTTGCTCTGGAAATCGGACCAAGACCAGTCCAACTAAAGTTGTGAGACTAACTAATTTAGCAATATGAAAAATTGGTGCGTTAAATTTTGATATTCATGATCAAAGAACAAAGTTTATTGATTTAAAAATAGTAGGTTGATAATCTAATCTGCAGTACAAAAGCTTAGTATGTGACAAGAAATAAGATGTGAGTTGTTTTGAGAACTAAAAAGCCTCAAATTGTTTCTTACTTTAGAATTTGGAATCATCTTAGGTGTAATAAActctatttttttaagcattccCAGCTCATCGTTCAtgggaaaataaaaatatattttacgtGGAACGGGTTTTAAATTCAGACGAGAGACATAGCGGAGTCACCGATACAAAATGAATAGGATTATGTATAGACTTACATGTcctatatgatatatataattataaagtCACCGGCTTTTAAGTGTCATGATGGGAGATTTAGGCGTAATATAAGCTGGAAAGCCTTGATACTTGGATGAAGTTTAGAGGTTTTGTATtagttaatattattatttgattgagtAAATTAGTATATACAATTTTTAATGCTTAATGGTGCGATTAAAATACTATCTTGCACGGTCCACTCCCTTGTAACTTGGCTGCATGTGGCTCCAAGACTTGCAACTCTGTTTCCTTTTTTCCAATCATGGTGATGATGATGTTATTCAATGAACGGGACCCTTTTTTTGGTTTTCTTTTTCTATACCTTGAACGGTAATAAACCATTTTTTGATTCGTGAAATGAGACGATGTTGATGTGTAAATCATGATAGGAACTATGACAAATTGATAAATATaagaagtttttttttatagtgTAGTAGTCTTACAAATGGTGTTTGTTAATTGTTAGCTGAATAATTTTGATGATATCGAAATTTTACCTTGGGTTCGGTCTgttagaatggatcctccaaatctTCTATGaaacaggtcgggtcgggtatcaatgaaatctgcgcaagcaacagctaggtcaaggggcgccgaaggtgttttcggcgtgacccctccgatgcctaagtcagtgtcttgaaggcagagggtatgattaatgcgaaaactgagagatatgagtgcgtgaatgtaaaagtgagagtgaatgtgtgatgaataatgagtagtgaataatgaaaaatgaatcatcacaaccataacaatacctgtatttataggagaaaaatagtaagttacctagtcgaattataacatgtcctggactaggactcttcatccattggtccctttgtaagcttatctctatctcgtgaatatttgaaaagattcaggcttatctcatatatatcagagtccTACTTGAACTCGAAAAGAATACTTGTGGCCCATTAGAAACAGCCTAGATCGGCCCATAATGACCAGCCCTGGTCAAAGTCCAACATAGTCcaaactgggctggaccttgACATGTTGGGCCATATCGGATAGACCAATTATCAACGGgctcgggttgaaatattttctcgggataacaatagtacctccctaactggtctaaaagaaTAATGAATTTAGACCAATAATGTAGATCTGACCCCGAACTACATGTGATTCCTTTTGACGAACGGTCTAGATGAAGGTCTGATTAAAACCGAGCTCGAATAAAGAGCTGCAGATGACAATTGATGTTGTCGAGCGGATCGGTCTTTTAAGATAACCACGAGTTGCATGGGATTACATGATGCCGAGCTTGGTCGGGCCTTGGAGAATACCACGGACGTGAATTTAtgatgccactgatgtggacttttTCATGCCACTAATGTGGGATTTTGATGCAGAACCTGCccgggctttgtataccactgatgtgggccactgacgtgggctttgagtgccagacctgcctgggctttgtataccactaatgtgggccactgacgtgggttttgagtgccagacctgcctgaaCTTTTGAGTTCCACTTATGTGGTTCTTGtctgccagacctgcctgggcttttgagttccacttatgtggtccttgagtaccagacctgcctgggcttttgagttccactgatgtggtccttgagtgccagacctgcctgggcttttgagttccactgatgtagtccttgagtgccagacctgcgtgagcttttgagttccactgatgtggtccttgagtgccaggcctgcctgggcttttgagttccactgatgtggtccttgagtgccagacctgcctgggcttttgagttccactgatgtggtccttgagtgccagacctgcctgggcttttgtataccactgatgtgggtttttgatgccactgatgtgggcttttgatgccgGACATGCCCGGACTTTTAAAAGTGTTAAACCATAAATTGGGCCTTattgctagattgcatgcccgatgtgaTAGACTTGGGCCTTATTGCAAGATTGCATGTCCAATGACGTAAATAACCCAAACAAAAATACATGGGAAGAGAAGTCCAACAAATTTGATCACAAAAAAACAAACATGTAATTTTGATAGTAGAAGATGCCTcagaatattattaataatgataataaataaaaatttaataatttaattcaaaCATAAAGATGATTAAAATACTTCTCTCGTTCGTGCATTGTCGATGACATGACTTTGGATGTATAGCAAGATAACATCTTATATTCTTCGATCAAAGAACCGACTTTATGTAGGGATCAAAAATTAATCTCCACCGTCCATAATGTGTGCCAAGATGTTTTGAactcatgataaaaatttcaaataatttcaacGGTGAGATTTTTCAGAATGACTTTTTCAAGAACACTGCTCAGAAACTATGCAAGCAGATTGTGTTGCAGTTCGGCGGTCTGAGCCACCTTTCCCCAAGTCCCAAAATTTTGATCATGATCTCACCGTTCAGATCCTAGAAAACATATTATAAATATGTCTGCAAAATTTGAACttgatccgacggttcaattaattattatgattttCGCAAGGTTCTGATGCGCAAGTCATGCGAAAATATACAGAAATTGTGTGAGTGAGCAGCTTCTTTTAGGATGTCAAAATCCCATTGTAAAATACTCTATTCATGATCTCACCATTCACATCCtataaaacatattaataaatatgtctgcaaaatttgaacccgatcctacggttcaattaattcttatgattttttcaagtttCTGATATGCAAGCCATGCGAAAAACACATAGAAGCTGTGCGAGCGAGCAGCGTCTGTTCGGCGGTCCAGATCTGATTCTACAAGATACCAATcacgatcttcaccgttcagatcctagaaaacatattaatgaatatgcatacaaaatttgaacctgatccgacggttcaattaatttcaATGATTTTCGCAAATTTGTGATGTGCAAGCCATGCGAGAATCCGAAATTTGTTTCTCTCTTGTACTCATCATCTTAACCCTTTGttttcaaattcccacagacggcgccaattaaTGATGCCGAAATTTTACCTTGGGtttggtctggtagaatggatcctccaaatctTCTATGaaacaggtcgggtcgggtatcaatgaaatctgcgcaagcaacagctaggtcaaggggcgccaAAGGTGTTTTCGgcatgacccctccgatgcctaagtcagtgtcttgaaggcagagggtatgattaatgcgaaaactgagagatatgagtgcgtgaatgtaaaagtgagagtgaatgtgtgatgaataatgagtagtgaataatgaataatgaataatgaatcatcacaaccataacaatacctgtatttataggagaaaaatagtaagttacctagtcgaattataacatgtcctgACTAGAACTCTTCATCCATTTGTCCCTTTGTAAGCTTATCTCTATCGCgtaaatatttgaaaagatccagacttatctcatatatatcagagtccTACTTGAACTCGAAAAAAATACTTGCGGCCCATTAGAAACAGCCTAGATTGGCCCATAATGACCAGCCCTGGTCAAAGTCCAACATAGTCcaaactgggctggaccttgACATGTTGGGCCATATCGGGTAGACCAATTATCAACGGGCTtgggttgaaatattttctcgggataacaaattcatatttatattggTTACATTGAATGGTAATATGCTCAAatttcatctcactttttttttatcatgataTTTTGTATTCAAAGtatgataagatttgataaataaattttttttattgattttttaggGTGTAATAATTGCTGAATAAATTTTATTGTAACTAGAACATTATTCTTTCTGTTTTAGGGGaaaacatgtttttttttatgttctTATATAATCTTTTTAtgcttttctttaaaaaaattaaataaaatcatttatatATCAACAAATCTCATGTTCTTGTTATATAGGCGGAGATGAGAGTTAAGACTGTAACAAGTACCTGATATTTATAGAAGCAGAGGAGGTTGGTTACCTTGTTGGTGCATAGTTCTTGTTGGAGTATAATTCTACCCAAGGTAGGAGGCCTCGATTAATATGACTCAGTTGTTATGACTGCTAAGACTCTCACCAGACTTGATAGATTTGGCTATATCCTAGATTTATCGGGATTCCTTCCTTACCATTAAAGATAAACAATTGTTTTCCATGTCTAGGAGATATAACAAGTCTATGGCTATGCTCGGTAATTAAGCTCGGTTTGGCCATTTTCTTTGGTGTAATTGAGCTCGGTTGAATTCATGGTCAGCGGCTCGGTCTTAACTATCGGGGTTCGACCCATTCACTTGGGCCATATGGGCTCGACCATATAGTCCTGCCAAATGGGTCCAACTACATGGGTCTAGCTACAAATTCCGTCACATGGGCTCAGTCGCTCAGCTATATGTGCTCGGACAATTGCAGGACCAATGCAATGTTTGAGCCTTTAGGAGATAGGGCCTAAATGAGTTTGTTAGGGGAGAATGTACTCGTCCCTCCGAGTACAACCCTACCTTTGATATGATATCTTTAGCTCGGATCTATAGGGGACCGGACCCAATATTTTTAGGGGACATCGTTATTGATGCACGTTGATGCATAAAATGTCTTCTATGTATTGGCGTAACATTTAcactttttttagaaaaataaaaatggaCATTTATATATTTCCTTCAGACAATTAAGCATATTCTTGGAATTTATATTGAATAATCAAATGATAAATGAATTGttgtatttgttttttttaaaaaacaattgatTTGTTGTTTCAAAAATGTTTTACTTTTGTCACAATCTCACCTAAAAGTTAATCTAAATCGTAGCTTAATCGCACTGGCCATATATAATAGATTTTTACTCACTCTCATATCCAATTGTCCAAGGTACACTTAAGAAAATGAAGTTGAAATAGATTTTTATTAGATTTTTATTGTTTACGATGAAACATTATACTTCCTCCGTCTCGATTACATagttctattttatttttatacagattaagaaaaatttattgggaaaacaaattttatataaactttttattttatccctatttaatgtattaaaaaatgtttgcacaattttcaaggtgtagttaatagggatATATTGGTAaagaaatgtaaaaaaaaaaaatattactacatatggtatatgactatatatttggaacaaaaaaaacgtggacaatataattgagacggatggagtattaatttttaattaatgtctTACTTGTCTACACATTAGTATTAATACAGAgtagaataaatttcaaataatattattGTTGGATGAACTTGAAATTCATTATAATTAAcatgaaatattatataaacaatttaataataaattaaagtttATGATCTTATTTCTCTAAGCGATAAATATACATTTGAAATCTATCAATCCAAAACGCAACATAATTATAAGGTTATGTTCGATTTGGTGAGAATGATTTGAAATTACTCAAATTGGATTTATTTCAAATCCACTACAATGACATCATAATATAACTATTGAGATTTGAAATACAATTTTAAAACCATCAATCCAAATATAACCTAAATAAGTGGATTTTATGTAAATAGTTTTTCAATAAGAATCTAcgcaataaatattattatcttatatttgaattgatatttccGCGAATAGTGATTAGAAATGTAGTGTGTTGTAATTTTCATCTCTCAAATGCAAGTAGTTTTAATTTCAAAGTTCTACATATTAATTCTCAAAagcaaaatatttcaaattgtaattttttttgaaataaaatattttaaataacataaatataaatttggtAATAATTTAAAGCTATTAAAtcagaaaaatataataaaaaattcccaatttaacctttttttaaaaaaattcccaaTTTAACCTCAATCTCCACTTCTATGTGAAAAACAAGTCTCttgttatttataataaaaataatacttttgctataaaaataataatttttatgatttggaTTGGATCACAATTCAAATATCCAATTCACAAATTTTATCCAGAAGGTCTTACACGAGTTTCTATGTTAAGTTAAATCTTTAAACTATTTTGTTTATTAATTTTCCTAAATGTTTTTTAATTATAACTATAATATATAAAAGTCCCAAAAATCTCGTTATTTTACTATAATATATAGATACATATTATATCGATTAATCTCTACTATCtctactattttataatagttaaGCATGCTAAAAAAATCGTTTTTTGAGGACACCATCTTTTCTTTCCCATTTCCCCCTccccttttttttttcacatatGTAGGCTAACTATCTACTCCCCACTAAATATAACTTCTCTCATAAAATCATGTTTGTTATTGTGCACTCCCCCATTAAATATAACTTATCTtatctaaaatataaattctcTCATAAAATCATGTTGATatgtttgtttatttatttatttgtcgtTCAAAAGAAAAGTTGGGGGAAAAATGATGAAATTGTGATGAAAAACAAGGGAGACATAATCATGAATCATGCGATCACTAAACAACGCAAACTTGTTGTCTAGGGGCCATTCTGTGGGTCCCATCACCATCTCCATTCTCCATTGTTAATTGGTCAAATGGTAAAACACCCGATTTACGCCTACAGGTTCCCAAATTCATCGACGGCTAGGGTTTCATTTATTGCCCAAATGTTCGTTTCTGGAGCCCAATGAGGTACGTTTAATTAACCAATTCCCCTCCAATGATTTCATTTGCGTCTCTTAGATATTTGTTTGATTGAATGCTATTGGATCCCGAGGGAAATAAATGGGATTGGATATTTGCTTTTTCTATTGGAGATTAGCCTCTGTTACCGATAATTTCACATGCCGAAGTAACTGTTGGTTTCTTTTCGATCTTGATCGCACAGTCTTGGGGGGAATCTGAAAGTTTATGATGTATGCAAGTCGGAATTAGCTCAGTTTTGTTCTGGATGGATTTGGAAAGTGAGAATTCGGTGCTCGAATTAGTTGAAAATAATGAAGGGGTTGTTGATAATGTTTCTGCCGTAGGAAGCTTGGGAAGTCTTGATGAAGCCAAGGTTCAGAATAATGGGTCTTGTGTAGAGGTAAATAGTGGTCCTGATGGATCACTATCTGAGACCAAGGGAAATAAAAGTGAAATTTTGGGATCGGCGAGCTTGCCTCCTTCAGTGATCGATCATGATGTATCTCCGTCCTCTACGATGACAAAAAAAGGGAGTGGATTAAAGAAATGGAGAAGGATCAGGAGGGATCCAAATAAGGTCGGGGACTGTAGTGTTCAAACTGGGAACATGACTACGGATGAGACAAATTCTGGTGGGAATACAAGTAAAAGAGCGCAAGTTAATACAGAGAGAAAGCAAAGGAGCGAGGGTTCCGTTTCATCTACTAATGCGATGCTGAGAAGCTCAGGTGATTTTGCTGTACTTGATGATTCTGGGTTGGAGATCCGACCCTCTTTTGCTGCTGGGACAGATTTGGGTAATCGTGAGGATCAGAAAAGCAAGTCGTCAACCACAGAAAGTAGTCCCAGAGTAAGGGGTGAGGCATCAGCTGCTGTTGGATTTCTGCATGATAAGAGGAGGATTAGGAGTTTGAGTGGAAAAGATTTTACTCACTCAGCACGGCGTGGTATGCATGGAAAAGCTAAAATTGACATTAGTAAGAGGTCCAAGGGGGAAAAAGTCAAAATCGAGAAGGAGAACTCACATTCCAGCACAGAATCTGACTCGCGCAGCTACAATTTTGTGTTTACGCATTCAATGCCTTACACAAGAAATGGGATTCGAACTGGGAAGTCGATTGATTACGATGAAGAGAGTGGTGATGAAGGTCAGGGCAGTGAGCATCAACTAAGCAATGGTCTTCAAGATGATTTACACAAAAATGGGGAGGGAGGATACAAAGATGCCTCAACTGAAGATGTGGGTGCTGACTCATCTTGGGAGGCTAAAGACGACAGGAGTCAGAATAATGGTTCCTCAATGGATATGGATCCTCTTGCTGAATCTATCTTGGCATTCCAATCTGTTGGGGAAATGCTAAAAAAAGGTATGTGCATCTTGAGTTTTCCTTTTGCTAGCATGCtaatttctttttcattttgttttctttttacaTAAATAAGCTCTGCAGGACTGGGAAATGAAAGTGAGATGTGGCTGCAGCAACACCAAAAGACAAATAACTGTGTTTTATTACTTAATGGATCAATAAAATTGGTTGAATTGTATGAAACTAATTACGGTCTCTTTTTTATGTCTGTTTTTATAAACCTTTCTTCATATTGATGCAGAGGTGCTAAAGTTTATTGAAATTGGAAAAGATCTTACTATAACTGATCCGGTTCAAGACTCGTCCTTCCTAGAGCCAGTTAATATAGATGTGGAAACAGAAACTGAGGACCTCTTTAAGCGAAAAATAGAAGTTGAAGTGGAGTGTCTCGCTATATCAATGACAGTCCAAAAGTTGAGGGATGTCGTAGATCAAGTCAATACTTTGGAAGAACAAAGAACTCTGTCTTCAGATACAGTGAAGAAAGTTGATGTGCTTGAGAAAGAAGCCCAAAGGTTAGAAACTTTTTGTGAAGACACCGCAAGTGCCAATGAAATACTGAAACTTC comes from Henckelia pumila isolate YLH828 chromosome 4, ASM3356847v2, whole genome shotgun sequence and encodes:
- the LOC140865439 gene encoding uncharacterized protein, with product MDTEAGLSVKPVKEICTVDAKSLTIKIATSGRKQSVGETLATVTPDSMSKNSLPNSLASSPYTSPLVSPPSSAFASALQSPYISPRATLATNSNTNPNPNPENSTLVTTFSTLSPPGSCSGSLSDDVPSTSYTPPPEKYDYSDDPTSTKLKIVACVPVPGSESAPRISFSFPVPRISLTKGSVSPASNVKLRSCDVYIGFHGQNPNLIRFCKWLKSELEVQGIACFVADRAKYTDNQSHDTADRVICSVTFGIVVVTSYSLRNHLSLEEIRFFSQKKNLIPLFFDTDANEIASLFHPSSDNKECKEALEGLMRCHDFKLEANDGNWRSCVSKAAQILTGKLGRNSAGDNEVEMFEEIPFPRNRYFVGKEREVMEIEAAFFGFGDYLEQECVMEGNCGGKLGQSEGLADGESDAYTVQGDKYISLKVESCKEPNLEAWVEPLIGKNSPKCKKSKSRKNKSGGGIVCINGSPGVGKTELALEFAHQYSQRYKMVLWVGGEARYLRQNILNLSLKMGLDVTADEEKDRGRIRSFDEQESEAFKRFTREIFRDLPYLLIIDNLESESEWWDGKDLHDLIPRNTGGTHVIITTRLSKVMNFDTMQLQPLPPSDAIALVTGRRRKEYPATELGFLRKFVEKLQGSSFGLWVIGSLLSELAVTPSALFEAVDQIQFEENAVCSSLSTADQQFCRNNPFLIKVMSFCAAVLQQASGSRNFLSSRMLQAGAWFAPAPVLVNSLAAAANSIESTKTKHAKWIRCLKLNVPCCSGYLTRQTWKTEEDSALLLVKLGLARRANRQPGCWIQLHPITQLFGKRINGLIASKATVQGIWKTGNPVANSDHLWASAFLVFGFKSEPSLVQLKAIDMVLFIKKTAVPLAIRAFTNFSMCNSALELLKVCTSVLEEVEKSFVSQIQGHKSICWKKGPQSNQKVDEYVWQEVTLLKAILLETRAKLLLRGGHFERAEELCRTCISIRTVMLGHNHAQTLAAQETLAKLVRMRSKM
- the LOC140864646 gene encoding WPP domain-interacting protein 1-like; protein product: MQVGISSVLFWMDLESENSVLELVENNEGVVDNVSAVGSLGSLDEAKVQNNGSCVEVNSGPDGSLSETKGNKSEILGSASLPPSVIDHDVSPSSTMTKKGSGLKKWRRIRRDPNKVGDCSVQTGNMTTDETNSGGNTSKRAQVNTERKQRSEGSVSSTNAMLRSSGDFAVLDDSGLEIRPSFAAGTDLGNREDQKSKSSTTESSPRVRGEASAAVGFLHDKRRIRSLSGKDFTHSARRGMHGKAKIDISKRSKGEKVKIEKENSHSSTESDSRSYNFVFTHSMPYTRNGIRTGKSIDYDEESGDEGQGSEHQLSNGLQDDLHKNGEGGYKDASTEDVGADSSWEAKDDRSQNNGSSMDMDPLAESILAFQSVGEMLKKEVLKFIEIGKDLTITDPVQDSSFLEPVNIDVETETEDLFKRKIEVEVECLAISMTVQKLRDVVDQVNTLEEQRTLSSDTVKKVDVLEKEAQRLETFCEDTASANEILKLQTRVGKYTSCFFVQLVLLVVILLIFIFQESPKYTGVIPT